TCCGCCGGGTGTTCAGCGTCCCGCTGGTCTACGCCGTCATCGTCGCGCTCGGCGTCCGCGCGCTCGATCTCGTTCCGCCGGTCGACTCGACCGCGATGTCGACGATCGGACTCGTCGGCGACTCGGCGATCCCGGTGATGCTCCTGCTCCTCGGGATCCAACTGGCCCGGACGAACGTCGGATCGACGCTCTCGGCGGTCGCGGGCGTCGTCGGCCTGAAGATGGTCGTCGTGCCGTTCATCGGCGTCGGCGTCGCGCTCGCGGTCGGCTTTTCCGACCCCGTAGTCGCGCGGACCTTCGTCCTCGAAGGCGCGATGCCCTCGGCGGTGACGCCGCTCATCCTCGTCGGCGAGTTCGCCGAGGGGGAGGTCGCGGGCGTCCCTGTCACCGAATTCGTCTCCACCGCGATATTCGCGACGACGATGGTCTCGGTCGTCACACTCACGGTGCTGATCGCGATCCTCCAGAGCGGTATCGTGGTGTGATACTGTCGGCCGCAAGCCGGTGAACGCCCGCTGCTCCGCTCACTGGCCTCGCGACCTCCGTGATGATGGCGAACAGCCGGCACCCGCTCGAATCGACCGCCAGTCCCGCGCCAGACTGGCGGCCGACCGCCCCCCGCGTCGACGTGCCAGACAACCGCTGCCCGACGCGGGGCTCGATTCAGATCACGGCGCGTCTGGTCCCGGCTTCGTATATAAACCCTCGCTGGGTCCTCTCGCACGCCCGAGACCCACGGATTTTAGCGCCCGCACCCGAACTGTCGCCTATGACGATCGGATTCATCGGCGGGAGCGGGATCTACGACGCGCTCCCCCTCGAAGACACCCGCGAGATCGACGTCGACACGCCGTTCGGAAAGCCCTCCGCGCCGCTGACCGTCGGCGAGTTCGGCGACACCGGGCGGGAGGTCGTCTTCGTGCCGCGACACGGCCCCGACCACCAGCGCTCGCCGACGACGCTGCCGTACCGCGCGAACGTCTTCGCGCTGAAGCAACTGGGCGTCACGCACGTTCTCGCCTCGAACGCCGTCGGCAGCCTCCGCGAGGAGTTACCCCCCCAAACGCTCGTGATCCCGGATCAGATCTACGACCGGACGAAACACCGCGATCTCACCTTCTTCGACGAGGACGTCGTCGTCCACCAGCCGTTCGCAGACCCCTACTGCGCCGACCTCAACGAGATCCTCGCCGACGCCGCGGAGTCGGTCACCGACGCCGACGTCGTCCGCGACGGCACCTACGTCTGCATCGAGGGCCCGCAGTACTCCACGCGCGCCGAGAGCGAGTTTTACCGCGCGCAGGGCTGGGACGTCATCGGGATGACGACGATCCCCGAAGCCAAACTCGCCCGCGAGGCCGAGATGGCCTACGCGACCGTCACCGGCGTCACAGACTACGACGTCTGGAAGGAAGACAGCGAGGTGACGCTTTCGGAGGTGCTCGAAAACGCCGCGAAGAACGAGACCGCAATCAAGGAAACCGTCGAGGCGGCGATCCGGGAGATCCCCGGAGATCACGAATGCGACTGCCACTCGGCGCTCGCGGGGACGATCAACACACCAGACGAGGCGATTTCCGGGGCGACGAAGGCGGATCTGGAGCCGTTGATCGGCGAGTACGTGGAGTAGTCTGCGCTCTGGGACGCGACCGACCATCAGGATGACCGGGTTCTAAGTGAACCGGTCGTGTCGTCTCGGTAACTCGTCGATATGTCTCTCCGCCACGGCAGTCAGCACGGGGCCTTCGGCCTCGTTTCGGTCGGGCTCACGATCAAGCTCCTCCTGA
This DNA window, taken from Halobellus sp. LT62, encodes the following:
- the mtnP gene encoding S-methyl-5'-thioadenosine phosphorylase; this encodes MTIGFIGGSGIYDALPLEDTREIDVDTPFGKPSAPLTVGEFGDTGREVVFVPRHGPDHQRSPTTLPYRANVFALKQLGVTHVLASNAVGSLREELPPQTLVIPDQIYDRTKHRDLTFFDEDVVVHQPFADPYCADLNEILADAAESVTDADVVRDGTYVCIEGPQYSTRAESEFYRAQGWDVIGMTTIPEAKLAREAEMAYATVTGVTDYDVWKEDSEVTLSEVLENAAKNETAIKETVEAAIREIPGDHECDCHSALAGTINTPDEAISGATKADLEPLIGEYVE
- a CDS encoding AEC family transporter; the encoded protein is MVSLVSVFATAILPIIAVGGVGYLLGRFREIDTDPLNTVVVYVLAPALVFHSLTTTTLARETLVRITVAILIFHVLTVVVAEAAGRLFGVSKTALAAIVLVAAFPNTGNYGVPVSNFAFGDTGRATAVVYLSVQAVLIWTVGVYIASRGNTANRLDGVRRVFSVPLVYAVIVALGVRALDLVPPVDSTAMSTIGLVGDSAIPVMLLLLGIQLARTNVGSTLSAVAGVVGLKMVVVPFIGVGVALAVGFSDPVVARTFVLEGAMPSAVTPLILVGEFAEGEVAGVPVTEFVSTAIFATTMVSVVTLTVLIAILQSGIVV